From a single Candidatus Sulfotelmatobacter sp. genomic region:
- a CDS encoding helix-turn-helix domain-containing protein, with product MRDAKWVHIFQPFVPEMRQTFMNTSMPVEVKMGRPRGFDEDAALEAAMRVFWEKSYEGATMADLTKAMGINRSSMYAAFGDKESLFHRVMERYREERMSYISQALALPSLREVVARVIYGTAEFLSTPGNPRGCLSVQGALACGTDAEPVKQAIIHWRRSGEAALKKRLQQAQSEGDFPGEIQPADFGRYLASVIAGLGVQAANGATRAELRRVAEIALRCIETALSQTGKQ from the coding sequence AATACCTCAATGCCCGTGGAAGTGAAGATGGGGCGGCCTCGCGGCTTTGATGAAGACGCCGCGCTCGAAGCTGCGATGCGAGTCTTTTGGGAGAAGAGCTACGAAGGCGCGACCATGGCCGACCTGACAAAAGCCATGGGAATCAATCGTTCCAGCATGTATGCCGCATTTGGCGATAAGGAATCACTCTTCCACAGGGTCATGGAGCGCTACCGCGAAGAACGGATGAGTTATATCAGCCAGGCTCTCGCTCTGCCGTCGCTGCGGGAAGTCGTAGCCAGGGTGATCTATGGAACCGCGGAGTTCCTCTCGACACCTGGCAATCCTCGGGGCTGCCTTTCGGTCCAAGGGGCACTGGCATGTGGCACAGATGCGGAACCTGTAAAACAAGCAATTATCCACTGGAGAAGGAGCGGTGAAGCGGCTTTGAAGAAGCGACTGCAACAGGCGCAATCTGAAGGCGATTTCCCTGGAGAAATCCAACCCGCAGACTTTGGCCGATACCTCGCTTCGGTAATAGCAGGCCTTGGCGTTCAAGCCGCCAACGGGGCAACGAGGGCAGAATTGCGGCGCGTCGCTGAAATCGCCTTGCGCTGCATTGAAACTGCTCTTTCGCAGACAGGAAAGCAGTAA